The window TGATCTAAGGATCCAATGATTTTTTTTCCCACACTATCAAATACTTTGAATTTAAGAATGTCAGGTATTGTAGAGAGATTTTCAAAATAATATTTGAACGAACGACCCTTTTTCCAAAAAGTCATTTTTGTCCTATCAAAGAACAGCAGATAATTAGAATCAAGTAAATCTAAAACATTCACTAAATCTTCTAATTGTAAATTTCTAAAAGGGTATGCATTGGTTATTGTTTTTAATGCTAAATTTATTGGAATTTCTCCTAATTGCATTGTCATTCCAACAAGATGATGTGCAAGTACATCTAGAGAACCATCATGAATTTTTTGTTCTTCAATCGAACCGTCTTTAATTCGATCTAGAATTGCCCTTGTTTCAAATTCATCATCAGCATTATTTGTAATTATTAACCCCTTAGCAGTAGCATTTCTGTTATGTCTACTACGCCCTATTCTTTGAACTAATTTTGATACTTGTCTAGGGGAGCCATAATGAATTACTAACTCTATTGCACCTATATCCAATCCCAATTCAAGTGAAGAGGTACAAACTACAATTCCACGGGTTCCTTCTCTTAAAGAAAGCTCGGTATCTTCTCTTACTTCTTTTGATAAAGAACCATGATGTAATTCTATAGAAATTGTAGATTTTTCTTTTAGCATAGAGGCTAAGAATTCAGCTTCTCCCCTAGTATTTGTAAAAAGAAGAACAGGTGAATCCAAGTTTAATTCTAATACGTATTCGATTATTTTTTCTGCAACATCTGAAATTGTTCCTGGAACAAATTTAACTTCAACATCGTATTTTCTAATTGAAGTGTCTCTAATTATTTGGCATTTTCTTTTAGTTCCAACCACAAATTTTCCAGCTTCTTCAATATTGCCAACTGTTGCAGATAATCCAATTTTTGTAAGTGGAAATTTTGAATTGAGTTGCAATCGTTCTACACTAAGAGATAATTGAGAACCTCTTTCACTTCCAAGTAATTCATGTACTTCATCGATTATAATCCACTCTAGTTCAGATAAAGCATTTAACATCTTAATCTGAGTGAGAAGAATAACAAGAGTTTCAGGAGTAGTGATTAATACGTCTGGGGGATTTTCAGAAATTTTTCTTCTTGCTGTTTGAGTTGTATCACCATGTCTGATTTCAATAGAAAGTTCATTACTTTGAGCATACTTGGTAATTCGTCTAAACACATCTCGATTTAGCGCTCGCAGTGGTGTTATGTAAAGAACTTTTATTTTGCCAATTTTTTTTGATTTTTTTACTAGTGAAAAAACAGGAATGACAGAACATTCTGTTTTACCTGAACCAGTTGGTGCTATTACCAAACAGTCTTTTTTATGTAAAATTATAGGAGAAGCTTTTTTCTGAATTTCAGTAAGAGATGTAAATCCAAAATCAGCAAACAGAGAATCAAGCGTTGAATCAGGAGTCTGATTCTTTTGATATGTTTGATCGTGATCTTTCATAAACTATTACGCCAACTAAGCCAAGTGCAAATAACACTACTGTAATTATTGGAATCGAGTCAAAAATTCCTGCCATTCCTAAACTTTATGATTGATAGTTAAATATCTTCAGGATAATCGGAGAGTCCTGCAGAATGTATTTTATATGAAAAAGAAGCTAAATGTAAAAGCCACCTTATTTCACCATGAAATTTCGAATTTGTTTTTCTAAGCTTAATTTTGATGTGCGTAAATAAATCAACAGCTGTTTTCATATTTTCAATTTCTATACCATCTATGTTTCTAATCATATTAGTTATAATAATTGGAATTTTTTTATTAATTGCAACTAATGATAGATTATGAATGTATCGTATAAACAACGAATTTTTTTCGAAGGTCTTATCTTCTTTTGAATACTCATAAGAGAATAAATCAGTGATATTATCAATTATAATTAGAGAAAAATTTGAGCTATTCATCATATCAATTGATTTTATTTGGTCAGATGTATTAGTAATTCGGGAAATAGTTATTTTTTCAAGAATATCAAATGTCAAATTTTGTTTTTTTTGAATTTCAAGAATTCTTTCAGGTCTGAAACTACCTGTTGTATCTTGATAGAGTACAGTACCACCATTTTTTATTGTGTTTACGCAGATTTGAAATAAAAGTTGAGTTTTACCAGTTCCACTTGCACCATAAATATCAGTAATTACACCATTTGGTATTCCATCAGATAAAAAATCATCTAATTTTTGTAATCCTGTAGAGATCATTTAGATAATTATCTAA is drawn from Candidatus Nitrosarchaeum limnium SFB1 and contains these coding sequences:
- a CDS encoding DEAD/DEAH box helicase domain-containing protein, with the translated sequence MKDHDQTYQKNQTPDSTLDSLFADFGFTSLTEIQKKASPIILHKKDCLVIAPTGSGKTECSVIPVFSLVKKSKKIGKIKVLYITPLRALNRDVFRRITKYAQSNELSIEIRHGDTTQTARRKISENPPDVLITTPETLVILLTQIKMLNALSELEWIIIDEVHELLGSERGSQLSLSVERLQLNSKFPLTKIGLSATVGNIEEAGKFVVGTKRKCQIIRDTSIRKYDVEVKFVPGTISDVAEKIIEYVLELNLDSPVLLFTNTRGEAEFLASMLKEKSTISIELHHGSLSKEVREDTELSLREGTRGIVVCTSSLELGLDIGAIELVIHYGSPRQVSKLVQRIGRSRHNRNATAKGLIITNNADDEFETRAILDRIKDGSIEEQKIHDGSLDVLAHHLVGMTMQLGEIPINLALKTITNAYPFRNLQLEDLVNVLDLLDSNYLLFFDRTKMTFWKKGRSFKYYFENLSTIPDILKFKVFDSVGKKIIGSLDQRFVGDYGDSGNIFVLKGLQWRILNVDEKSLSVNVEPFRGGGITIPYWEGESIPIDYNTAKKVGSFRSKVKNGSMKLINQTIEKLSFNEIPDENNIVIESSRSQGSIVIHSCFGTKINSTLSALLSSMISSMLGSIVDSRSDGYRIVLSSRSRISEKLFLDVINDDYDLYSLVSASLVGTHNVNWKTWCVAKKFGVVGRGAIYEKNQHVFYMKDMPKHHL
- a CDS encoding RecA/RadA recombinase-like protein, whose product is MISTGLQKLDDFLSDGIPNGVITDIYGASGTGKTQLLFQICVNTIKNGGTVLYQDTTGSFRPERILEIQKKQNLTFDILEKITISRITNTSDQIKSIDMMNSSNFSLIIIDNITDLFSYEYSKEDKTFEKNSLFIRYIHNLSLVAINKKIPIIITNMIRNIDGIEIENMKTAVDLFTHIKIKLRKTNSKFHGEIRWLLHLASFSYKIHSAGLSDYPEDI